A portion of the Meriones unguiculatus strain TT.TT164.6M chromosome 14, Bangor_MerUng_6.1, whole genome shotgun sequence genome contains these proteins:
- the Hspb6 gene encoding heat shock protein beta-6, whose product MEIPVPVHPSWLRRASAPLPGFSTPGRLFDQRFGEGLLEAELASLCPAAIAPYYLRAPSVALPTAQVPTDPGHFSVLLDVKHFSPEEISVKVVGDHVEVHARHEERPDEHGFIAREFHRRYRLPPAVDPAAVTSALSPEGVLSIQAAPASAQAPLPSPTAAK is encoded by the exons ATGGAGATCCCGGTGCCCGTGCATCCTTCCTGGCTGCGCCGCGCCTCAGCGCCTTTACCGGGTTTTTCCACTCCGGGACGTCTCTTTGACCAGCGTTTCGGCGAGGGACTGCTCGAGGCCGAGTTGGCGTCCCTGTGCCCCGCTGCGATCGCCCCCTACTATCTGCGTGCCCCCAGTGTGGCGCTGCCCACAGCCCAG GTGCCCACAGACCCCGGGCATTTCTCCGTGCTGCTGGACGTCAAGCACTTCTCGCCGGAGGAAATCTCCGTCAAGGTGGTCGGCGACCACGTGGAGGTCCACGCTCGGCACGAGGAACGCCCG gATGAACATGGATTCATTGCTCGCGAGTTCCACCGCCGCTACCGCCTGCCTCCCGCTGTGGACCCTGCTGCGGTGACCTCCGCGCTGTCTCCCGAGGGTGTCCTGTCCATCCAGGCCGCACCAGCCTCGGCCCAGGCCCCGCTTCCGTCACCGACTGCTGCCAAGTAG
- the Lin37 gene encoding protein lin-37 homolog isoform X2: MEMAKARNQLDAVLQCLLEKSHMDRERLDEEAGKTPSDTHNKDCAIAATGKRPSARFPHQRRKKRREMDDGLAEGGPQRSNTYVIKLFDRSVDLAQFSENTPLYPICRAWMRNSPAVRGRERSPSSPLPPLPEDEEGSEVVNSKSRDVYKLPPPTAPGPLGEGCRSRIPSPLQPETQGTPEDEPSEPEPSPSTLIYRNMQRWKRIRQRWKEASHRNQLRYSESMKILREMYDRQ; the protein is encoded by the exons ATGGAGATGGCCAAAGCCCGGAACCAGCTGGATGCTGTTCTTCAGTGTCTGCTGGAGAAGAGTCACATGGACAG GGAACGCCTGGATGAGGAAGCTGGGAAAACCCCCTCCGATACACACAACAA GGACTGCGCCATTGCTGCCACTGGCAAAAG GCCATCTGCCCGCTTCCCCCACCAGCGGAGGAAGAAGAGGCGGGAGATGGACGATGGGCTGGCTGAGGGGGGGCCTCAGAGATCCA aCACATATGTGATCAAGCTGTTCGACCGGAGTGTGGACTTGGCCCAGTTCAGCGAGAACACACCACTGTATCCCATCTGCCGTGCCTGGATGCGCAACAGCCCCGCAGTGCGAGGGCGGGAGCGGTCACCCAGCTCGCCGCTGCCCCCTCTGCCTGAGGATGAAGAG GGTTCAGAGGTCGTCAACAGCAAGAGTCGCGATGTGTACAAGCTGCCTCCGCCCACAGCCCCTGGACCCCTCGGAGAGGGCTGCAGATCACGAATTCCGTCCCCACTGCAGCCTGAGACCCAGGGCACCCCCGAAGATGAGCCCTCTGAGCCCGAGCCTTCGCCCTCCACGCTCATCTATCGGAACATGCAACGCTGGAAACGCATTCGCCAGAGGTGGAAAGAGGCGTCTCATCGGAACCAGCTCCGCTACTCAGAGAGCATGAAGATCCTGCGGGAGATGTATGATCGGCAGTGA
- the Lin37 gene encoding protein lin-37 homolog isoform X1, with the protein MFPVKVKVEKSEMEMAKARNQLDAVLQCLLEKSHMDRERLDEEAGKTPSDTHNKDCAIAATGKRPSARFPHQRRKKRREMDDGLAEGGPQRSNTYVIKLFDRSVDLAQFSENTPLYPICRAWMRNSPAVRGRERSPSSPLPPLPEDEEGSEVVNSKSRDVYKLPPPTAPGPLGEGCRSRIPSPLQPETQGTPEDEPSEPEPSPSTLIYRNMQRWKRIRQRWKEASHRNQLRYSESMKILREMYDRQ; encoded by the exons ATGTTCCCGGTAAAGGTAAAAGTGGAGAAATCAG AGATGGAGATGGCCAAAGCCCGGAACCAGCTGGATGCTGTTCTTCAGTGTCTGCTGGAGAAGAGTCACATGGACAG GGAACGCCTGGATGAGGAAGCTGGGAAAACCCCCTCCGATACACACAACAA GGACTGCGCCATTGCTGCCACTGGCAAAAG GCCATCTGCCCGCTTCCCCCACCAGCGGAGGAAGAAGAGGCGGGAGATGGACGATGGGCTGGCTGAGGGGGGGCCTCAGAGATCCA aCACATATGTGATCAAGCTGTTCGACCGGAGTGTGGACTTGGCCCAGTTCAGCGAGAACACACCACTGTATCCCATCTGCCGTGCCTGGATGCGCAACAGCCCCGCAGTGCGAGGGCGGGAGCGGTCACCCAGCTCGCCGCTGCCCCCTCTGCCTGAGGATGAAGAG GGTTCAGAGGTCGTCAACAGCAAGAGTCGCGATGTGTACAAGCTGCCTCCGCCCACAGCCCCTGGACCCCTCGGAGAGGGCTGCAGATCACGAATTCCGTCCCCACTGCAGCCTGAGACCCAGGGCACCCCCGAAGATGAGCCCTCTGAGCCCGAGCCTTCGCCCTCCACGCTCATCTATCGGAACATGCAACGCTGGAAACGCATTCGCCAGAGGTGGAAAGAGGCGTCTCATCGGAACCAGCTCCGCTACTCAGAGAGCATGAAGATCCTGCGGGAGATGTATGATCGGCAGTGA
- the Psenen gene encoding gamma-secretase subunit PEN-2 — protein sequence MNLERVSNEEKLNLCRKYYLGGFAFLPFLWLVNIFWFFREAFLAPAYTEQSQIKGYVWRSAVGFLFWVIVLTTWITIFQIYRPRWGALGDYLSFTIPLGTP from the exons ATGAATCTGGAGCGCGTGTCCAATGAGGAGAAGCTGAACCTGTGCCGGAAGTACTACCTCG gtgGATTTGCGTTCCTGCCTTTTCTTTGGTTGGTCAACATTTTCTGGTTCTTCAGAGAGGCCTTCCTCGCCCCAGCCTACACAGAGCAAAGCCAAATCAAAGGCT ATGTGTGGCGCTCAGCAGTGGGCTTCCTCTTCTGGGTGATTGTTCTCACCACCTGGATCACCATCTTCCAGATCTACCGGCCCCGCTGGGGTGCTCTTGGGGACTACCTGTCCTTCACGATCCCTCTGGGCACTCCCTAG